GCCATCCCGGCTCCGGACGCGCTGAGCAGGTAGTGCGACCAGTCGGCGATCCAGGTCTGCTTGGGCAGGAGCGCCTGCAGGAGCTCCGAGATGATCGGCAGCAGGAACAGGACACCGAGCACCGTCGCGATGCCGCCCGCGCTGGCTTTGAGGATGGTGCCGACGCCGAGCGCGAAGACGGCGACGAGCCCGAGGTAGGTCGCAGCGCCGAGGATCGACCACATCGTGGTGTCCGAGAACAGCTCGCCCTTGTAGCCCTTGGCCGTCAGCAGCGGGACCGCGATCGACCAGGAGGCCGCGAAGCTCACCAGACCGACGACGAACGAGACGAGGAAGAGCATGATCGCCTTCGCGCCGAGCACCGGGAACCGGTGCGGCACGGCGGCGAAGGACGAGCGGATCATGCCGGTCGAGAACTCACCGCTGATGGCGAGGACGCCGAGCACCGCGACGACGAGCGGCGCGAACGTCAGGCCGGCGGTCGCCGCCCGCGTCGTGAAGTTCGTGAGCGCCGTCTCGGGTGCGCGTGCTCCCAGCGTGGAGGCGTTGGGCACGACGGTGGCGAGCAGCGCGGCGAGCCCGACGATGAGCACGAGCACGGCCACGAGCGTCCAGAACGTCGAGCGCAGCGAGCGGAGCTTGATCCATTCCGAGCGCAGCACGCGCACGAAGCTCAGGCGGCCGACCTCGGCGTGGGCGTACCCGATGGCGGGTGCGGTTGCGGTGCTCATGAGGCGACCTCCGAGTGGTATTCGACCTCGTCCTGCGTGAGTTCGAGGTAGGCCTCCTCGAGGGAGGCGCTGAGCGGGGTGAGTTCGTGGAGGGCGATGCCGGCGGACGCCGCGGCGTCGCCGATCTGCGCGGCGCTGAGCCCGGTGACCTCGATGAGCTGCGACTCCACGCCGGTGATCGTGACGTCGCCGCCCTGGATGGCGTTGGCGAGCCGCTCGACCTCGGGTGTGCGGACCCGGACCGCGCTGCGCGTGGCGCCGGCGAGGATCTGGTCGACCGGGGCGTCGGCGAGGACGCGGCCGCGGCCGAGCACGATGATGTGGTCGGCGGTCTGCGCCATCTCGCTCATCAGGTGCGAGGAGAGGAAGACCGTACGGCCCTGGCCGGCGAGGTGGCGGGCGAACTGGCGCACCCAGAGCACACCCTCCGGGTCCAGCCCGTTGACCGGCTCGTCCAGGATGAGCGTCGCCGGGTCGCCGAGCATGGCGGCGGCGATCCCGAGCCGCTGGCCCATGCCGAGCGAGAACCCGCCGACGCGCTTGCCCGCGACCGACTCCAGGCCGGTGAGGCCGATGACCTCGTGCACGCGGCGCTTGGAGATGCCGTGGGTGGCGGCCATCGCCAGCAGGTGGTTGTAGGCGGTGCGGCCGGTGTGGACGGCCTTGGCGTCCAGCAGCGCGCCGACCTCACCGAGCGGCGACGGCAGCTCGGCGTACCGCTTGCCGTTGATGGTCGCGGTGCCGTGCGTCGGCCGGTCGAGCCCCATGATCATGCGCATGGTGGTCGACTTGCCCGCGCCGTTCGGCCCGAGGAAGCCGGTGACCTTGCCCGGCTGGATGGTCGCCGAGATGTCGTCGACAGCGGTCTTGCTGCCGAACCTCTTGGTGAGGTGTTCGAGTTGGATCATGGCTCCGAGAGTAGGGCTGCGGAGGGGGCGCCGTCATCGAACCTGAGTACCACCTGCGTGTCGGGCGGATAGCGCGGTGGCATGAAAGGGATAGGGCGACGGGATGAAAGGAGGCCCCGGCTCACTCGAGCCGGGGCCTCCTGCGGATCAGCCGATCGTTACGCCTGCGCGTCCCGCTCCTGCGCCGCGAGCGCCCGCTCGACGCCCGCCAGGTTCTCGACCACGAGCCGGCGCAGTGCCGCCGGCTCCTCGTTCGCGTCGAGCCACGCGCGCGTCGCGTCGCGCAGCTCGGCGTTCGCGAGCGGCGCCGGGTACATGCCCGCGACGAGGTACTCCGCGATCTTGTACGTGCGCGACGCCCAGACGTCCTGCAGTGCGGCGAAGTACGGCGCGACGAACTCCTTCAGAACGGCCTTGTCGGCCGCGCGCTGGAAGCCCAGGCCGGTGAAGCGGACGATCGTGTTCGGGAGTGCGTCCGAGCCGAAC
This genomic stretch from Leifsonia sp. EB41 harbors:
- a CDS encoding ABC transporter ATP-binding protein: MIQLEHLTKRFGSKTAVDDISATIQPGKVTGFLGPNGAGKSTTMRMIMGLDRPTHGTATINGKRYAELPSPLGEVGALLDAKAVHTGRTAYNHLLAMAATHGISKRRVHEVIGLTGLESVAGKRVGGFSLGMGQRLGIAAAMLGDPATLILDEPVNGLDPEGVLWVRQFARHLAGQGRTVFLSSHLMSEMAQTADHIIVLGRGRVLADAPVDQILAGATRSAVRVRTPEVERLANAIQGGDVTITGVESQLIEVTGLSAAQIGDAAASAGIALHELTPLSASLEEAYLELTQDEVEYHSEVAS
- a CDS encoding ABC transporter permease subunit, whose protein sequence is MSTATAPAIGYAHAEVGRLSFVRVLRSEWIKLRSLRSTFWTLVAVLVLIVGLAALLATVVPNASTLGARAPETALTNFTTRAATAGLTFAPLVVAVLGVLAISGEFSTGMIRSSFAAVPHRFPVLGAKAIMLFLVSFVVGLVSFAASWSIAVPLLTAKGYKGELFSDTTMWSILGAATYLGLVAVFALGVGTILKASAGGIATVLGVLFLLPIISELLQALLPKQTWIADWSHYLLSASGAGMAGLANGTQEPWQNILTVVIWTAVAFVGGAVLLQRRDA